Proteins from one Mycobacterium sp. EPa45 genomic window:
- a CDS encoding glycosyltransferase family 4 protein has product MAVALISAVDPYPTDAGKKVVLAGFVDYLTERYGHDNVHYIKVGSVPNQQFPVRMHVVPGPSRREVLGNVMTRVLTGRMSLQEAFLGSSQTAAGIAELLDQIHPDLQIYDTVRMAQYAPNAIAAQQVCYLDDLFSERYDRMLRAADEFGDINISPLGNFAEHVPAKLRPLATHRRSQTMLLRAERSLVRRSEDRTARRFRRSLLVNADEADVLMQRTGMGPDRIQSIPPLIAVPAGPERHYDGAPEFAFLGLLSLPHNDDGLRSFLETAWPLILKRHPDARLRIIGREARPELLALAAKWGDSVVLEGFVPDLGTALAGVAALVNPLRFGSGIKLKVIEALGRALPVVSTPIGAEGIASGPGTGVLLGRQPAEFVELLCSLTEPAVNAEISAQAREHFRTTYSRSAVFAAYDTAFSVCRDEFSLC; this is encoded by the coding sequence GTGGCTGTCGCCCTGATCAGTGCTGTCGACCCGTATCCGACGGATGCGGGCAAGAAAGTGGTCCTCGCAGGGTTCGTCGACTACCTGACCGAGCGGTACGGGCACGACAACGTGCACTACATAAAAGTCGGGTCGGTGCCGAATCAGCAATTTCCAGTGCGCATGCATGTCGTGCCCGGCCCCAGCCGGCGCGAGGTGCTCGGCAACGTCATGACCCGGGTGTTGACCGGGCGTATGAGTTTGCAGGAGGCTTTCCTCGGATCGTCGCAGACGGCGGCCGGCATCGCCGAATTACTCGATCAGATCCACCCTGACCTGCAGATCTACGACACCGTCCGAATGGCCCAGTACGCGCCGAACGCGATAGCTGCTCAGCAGGTGTGTTATCTCGACGATCTGTTCTCCGAGCGCTACGACCGGATGCTGCGAGCCGCCGACGAGTTCGGCGACATCAACATCAGCCCGCTCGGCAATTTCGCCGAACACGTGCCGGCGAAACTGCGCCCGCTGGCGACCCACCGTCGCAGCCAGACGATGCTGCTGCGGGCGGAACGCTCCCTGGTCCGCCGTAGCGAGGACCGCACGGCGCGTCGCTTCCGGCGGAGCCTGTTGGTCAACGCCGACGAGGCGGATGTGCTGATGCAGCGTACGGGCATGGGGCCCGACCGAATTCAGAGCATTCCGCCGCTGATCGCCGTCCCGGCCGGGCCGGAGCGGCATTACGACGGCGCCCCTGAATTCGCGTTTCTCGGACTGCTGTCGCTGCCCCACAATGACGACGGACTCAGATCGTTCCTCGAGACGGCGTGGCCGCTGATCCTGAAGCGGCATCCCGATGCCCGGCTGCGGATCATCGGCCGCGAGGCACGGCCCGAACTGCTGGCCCTCGCGGCGAAATGGGGTGACAGCGTCGTCTTGGAGGGCTTCGTCCCGGATCTGGGTACCGCTCTTGCCGGCGTCGCGGCATTGGTCAATCCGCTTCGCTTCGGGTCTGGAATCAAGCTCAAGGTGATCGAGGCGCTGGGCCGGGCGTTACCCGTGGTGTCCACGCCCATCGGCGCAGAGGGCATCGCCAGTGGACCGGGCACCGGAGTGCTCCTCGGCCGCCAACCGGCCGAATTCGTGGAGCTGCTCTGCTCGCTCACCGAGCCCGCCGTCAATGCCGAGATTTCGGCGCAGGCGCGCGAGCATTTTCGTACGACGTACTCCCGGTCAGCGGTATTCGCGGCGTACGACACCGCGTTCTCAGTGTGCCGCGACGAATTCAGTCTTTGCTGA
- a CDS encoding O-antigen ligase: MTGLIRFAPSPGEYAAMALAGGAATFGAIVMFGSRNPLLLAAATIGGVGLVFAARRPVFALAVIVFIEVCNLSGVLDQYGSIPVFQGSMLLGVVTIGLALRDPELRGRLNAWTAICAGFAGIFLATQLVSVIGSVDATASLASARRTAIDLVFLLIVLMLTQMTARPWLVAAVFVVVLAALSVLTVIDQVVYAGSTSFGGFSVVTTSSGEDVTTLRYGGPLPDSNFWGRHLIMGLPMAAALLTRSLRASQRPVAFAWGFSILALLAGIYLTQSRGTFLSAAIAMVVWFLATERPVRRWGLVSLPLAFGLVLVPGVGNRLQKMFTEISQGPDSGHIDPSLLGRLAAQQQAGMMWDERPLFGFGPGTFPGQVFNFAGRVATAQLEAPDGAHNTYLSLAAESGLLGITGWVVMVVGFLAVLVMRNTAQPRSPDRVLVAALIAAIIGWSVSSAWLHLAYFRTFAVVLAMVAAVAPALPIPAEALRTFWRAAGVWLMAAVVGFGVVWAYLSVTGPSKVRAVQRATLVPAVPTDGWYAYALDIRSRMQMLPTFAVVLRDEKSPVSIDADSVRGLLVFTVEADTASQARDELQLAVAQAGNRLSDSIGFNQYVMQGIASMELTEVRDRSTVVTGIGLGVAAGLVTGLTLSSVTARRRRPEEHAAVRPLAALRSG; encoded by the coding sequence ATGACCGGGCTGATCCGATTCGCACCCTCCCCGGGGGAGTACGCGGCCATGGCTTTGGCCGGCGGGGCTGCGACCTTCGGTGCAATCGTCATGTTCGGGTCGCGGAATCCCCTGCTCCTCGCGGCGGCGACGATCGGTGGCGTCGGACTGGTGTTCGCAGCGCGTAGACCGGTATTCGCCCTTGCGGTCATCGTCTTCATCGAGGTCTGCAACCTGTCCGGGGTGCTCGACCAGTACGGCAGCATCCCGGTGTTCCAAGGGTCGATGCTGCTCGGAGTGGTCACAATCGGGTTGGCCCTCCGCGATCCCGAACTTCGTGGACGCCTCAACGCGTGGACCGCGATCTGTGCCGGCTTCGCCGGGATCTTCCTTGCCACACAATTGGTTTCGGTGATCGGAAGTGTCGACGCCACAGCGTCGCTGGCCTCTGCGCGCCGCACCGCCATCGATCTGGTCTTCCTACTGATCGTCTTGATGCTCACCCAGATGACGGCACGGCCGTGGCTGGTGGCCGCCGTGTTCGTGGTGGTGCTCGCCGCGTTGTCGGTGTTGACGGTGATCGACCAGGTGGTCTACGCGGGATCGACCTCGTTCGGCGGATTCTCGGTCGTCACAACGTCTTCCGGCGAAGACGTGACCACCTTGCGATACGGCGGCCCGCTACCGGACTCCAACTTCTGGGGACGCCACCTGATCATGGGGCTGCCGATGGCGGCAGCCCTGTTGACGCGCTCGCTGAGGGCCTCCCAGCGGCCGGTCGCGTTCGCGTGGGGCTTTTCGATCCTGGCCCTGCTGGCCGGTATCTACCTGACCCAGTCGCGCGGCACGTTCCTGTCCGCGGCGATCGCGATGGTCGTGTGGTTCCTTGCGACCGAGCGTCCGGTGCGCCGCTGGGGACTGGTGAGTCTGCCGCTCGCATTCGGGTTGGTGCTGGTGCCGGGCGTCGGCAACCGGCTTCAGAAGATGTTCACCGAAATCAGTCAGGGTCCGGACAGTGGTCACATCGATCCGTCCTTGCTCGGCCGACTGGCCGCCCAGCAGCAGGCGGGGATGATGTGGGACGAGCGACCGCTTTTCGGCTTCGGTCCCGGCACTTTCCCGGGCCAGGTGTTCAACTTCGCCGGCCGGGTTGCCACCGCACAGCTGGAAGCGCCCGACGGTGCGCACAACACCTATCTTTCATTGGCAGCGGAATCCGGCCTCCTCGGTATCACCGGTTGGGTGGTCATGGTCGTCGGGTTCCTCGCCGTGCTCGTGATGCGCAACACCGCGCAGCCACGGTCGCCGGATCGTGTCCTGGTCGCGGCGTTGATTGCGGCGATCATCGGGTGGTCGGTGTCCAGCGCCTGGCTACATCTGGCCTACTTCCGCACCTTCGCCGTCGTGCTGGCGATGGTGGCTGCTGTCGCCCCCGCCTTACCGATTCCGGCCGAGGCGCTACGGACCTTCTGGCGCGCCGCGGGGGTCTGGCTGATGGCCGCCGTCGTGGGATTCGGCGTCGTCTGGGCGTATCTGTCGGTGACCGGTCCGTCGAAGGTGCGGGCCGTTCAGCGCGCGACGTTGGTTCCGGCCGTTCCGACCGACGGGTGGTACGCCTACGCACTCGACATCCGGTCCCGAATGCAGATGTTGCCGACCTTCGCCGTCGTCTTGCGCGACGAGAAGTCACCGGTCTCGATCGACGCCGACTCGGTGCGTGGTCTGCTGGTCTTCACGGTCGAGGCCGACACCGCGTCGCAGGCTCGCGACGAGCTGCAACTGGCCGTGGCCCAGGCCGGCAACCGGCTCAGTGACTCGATCGGCTTCAACCAGTATGTGATGCAGGGGATCGCCAGCATGGAGTTGACCGAGGTGCGGGACCGCTCGACGGTGGTCACCGGGATCGGTCTCGGTGTGGCCGCGGGTTTGGTGACCGGGCTGACACTGTCGTCGGTCACCGCCCGACGGCGGCGACCCGAAGAGCATGCCGCGGTTCGTCCGTTGGCTGCCCTCAGATCAGGATGA
- the regX gene encoding two-component sensory transduction protein RegX → MTNVLIVEDEESLADPLAFLLRKEGFEATVVGDGPSALAEFDRSGADIVLLDLMLPGMTGTDVCKQLRARSSVPVIMVTARDSEIDKVVGLELGADDYVTKPYSARELIARIRAVLRRGSDAEDAGIGDAILEAGPVRMDVERHVVTVGGEPITLPLKEFDLLEYLMRNSGRVLTRGQLIDRVWGADYVGDTKTLDVHVKRLRSKIEADPANPVHLVTVRGLGYKLEG, encoded by the coding sequence ATGACCAATGTGTTGATCGTGGAAGATGAAGAGTCGCTGGCAGATCCGTTGGCCTTCCTGCTGCGCAAGGAGGGGTTCGAGGCCACCGTGGTCGGCGACGGCCCGTCGGCGCTGGCCGAATTCGATCGGTCGGGAGCCGATATCGTGCTGCTCGATCTGATGCTGCCGGGGATGACCGGGACCGACGTGTGTAAGCAACTTCGTGCCCGCTCCAGCGTCCCGGTGATCATGGTGACCGCACGCGACAGCGAGATCGATAAGGTCGTCGGCCTCGAGCTGGGCGCCGACGACTACGTCACCAAGCCGTACTCGGCTCGCGAACTGATCGCGCGCATCCGGGCCGTGCTGCGCCGTGGCAGCGACGCCGAGGACGCCGGCATCGGCGACGCCATCCTCGAAGCCGGCCCGGTGCGGATGGATGTCGAGCGGCACGTCGTGACCGTGGGCGGCGAGCCGATCACCTTGCCGCTCAAGGAGTTCGACCTGCTCGAGTACCTCATGCGCAACAGCGGACGGGTGCTCACTCGCGGCCAGCTCATCGACCGGGTATGGGGTGCGGACTACGTGGGTGACACCAAGACCCTCGACGTCCACGTCAAGCGTCTGCGCTCGAAGATCGAAGCCGATCCGGCCAACCCGGTGCACCTGGTCACAGTGCGCGGCCTGGGCTACAAGCTGGAGGGCTAG
- a CDS encoding FkbM family methyltransferase — protein sequence MNIKHAAYGALNRPSTRWLLGVAASARTVLGDERAWITYDAPTGDWLKRTRAGAMLMSDLRNGGGMSAEQCADAAQDMFLHRYSLGPGDVVLDIGAGIGTEMLPFSRIVGDSGKVVAVEAHPATYRRLERVRELNDLRNVTLLHAAVMDTNDPVYISDLQAEDYLENKIGADGVEVPALTLADLVSRLKLDRIDFLKMNIEGAELPALRGATDVLPLVRHAAIGCHDFLARETGDDSYRTKDAVRALLIEAGFTVTTRPDDPRPWAADYLFASR from the coding sequence GTGAACATCAAGCACGCCGCGTACGGAGCGCTCAACCGGCCTTCGACTCGGTGGTTGCTCGGCGTCGCCGCCTCGGCGCGCACCGTGCTGGGGGACGAGCGTGCCTGGATCACCTACGACGCGCCGACCGGGGACTGGCTCAAGCGGACGCGGGCCGGTGCCATGCTGATGTCCGATCTTCGCAATGGCGGCGGGATGAGCGCCGAGCAGTGCGCCGACGCCGCTCAAGACATGTTCCTGCACCGGTATTCTCTCGGCCCCGGTGACGTGGTGCTCGACATCGGCGCCGGGATCGGGACCGAGATGCTGCCGTTCTCCAGAATCGTCGGGGACTCCGGCAAGGTCGTCGCCGTCGAGGCGCACCCCGCGACGTATCGCCGGCTCGAGCGGGTTCGCGAGCTGAACGATCTGCGCAACGTCACGCTGCTTCACGCGGCCGTGATGGACACCAACGACCCGGTGTACATCAGTGACCTCCAGGCCGAGGACTATCTGGAGAACAAGATCGGCGCGGACGGGGTCGAGGTTCCCGCGCTCACGCTCGCAGATCTGGTCTCCCGGCTGAAGCTCGACCGCATCGACTTTCTGAAGATGAACATCGAAGGGGCCGAACTGCCGGCCCTTCGCGGCGCGACCGATGTGCTGCCCCTCGTGCGGCACGCCGCGATCGGATGCCACGACTTCCTGGCCAGGGAGACCGGTGACGACTCGTACCGCACCAAGGACGCGGTGCGCGCCTTGTTGATCGAGGCGGGGTTCACCGTGACCACGCGGCCCGATGATCCGCGCCCCTGGGCCGCCGACTACCTCTTCGCGTCCCGCTGA
- a CDS encoding glycosyltransferase: protein MILDSYNFGGAENLIAELGRFEPLALQVSVASLAPETSGRNALFGRLADARLNPTYISVRKLLDFRGFLRLVRTLRNADVDVVHAHLGYSAILVPLAARLVGKPVVATLHLSPQPHSSRGEWLKERMSVRIPARLGRLVLVSQHAFDQYARRHGPARSTWRAIPNGVNITRYSARGGPRSTDRPVWAMVAALRPDKNHVDLIRAWGGVVEVYPGATLLIIGDGPSRGDIERAVADAGLEDSIQLLGRREDVPDILRTVDGVVSSSVDEALPTALIEAGACGLPVVASDAGGTREIVVDGVTGRLVPLRDVPALTAALVEVIGNPDLAARFGAAGRAQAEEKYSMRTWIARLEALYREVIDGHP, encoded by the coding sequence ATGATTCTGGATTCGTACAACTTCGGCGGTGCTGAGAATCTGATCGCCGAACTCGGCCGGTTCGAACCCCTGGCGCTGCAGGTGTCGGTTGCCAGCCTCGCACCGGAGACCAGCGGGCGCAATGCGCTGTTCGGCAGGCTCGCCGACGCGCGCCTGAACCCGACGTACATTTCGGTGCGGAAGCTGTTGGATTTCAGAGGTTTTCTCCGGCTCGTGCGCACCCTGCGGAATGCCGATGTCGACGTCGTCCATGCGCATCTGGGCTACTCGGCGATCCTGGTCCCCCTGGCCGCGCGACTGGTGGGCAAGCCGGTGGTCGCGACCCTGCATCTGAGTCCGCAGCCCCACAGCAGCCGCGGAGAGTGGCTCAAGGAACGGATGTCGGTGCGGATACCGGCCCGCCTGGGCCGACTGGTGCTGGTCTCTCAACATGCGTTCGATCAGTATGCTCGCCGGCACGGCCCGGCCCGGTCCACGTGGCGGGCGATCCCCAACGGGGTGAACATCACGCGCTATAGCGCACGGGGCGGGCCGCGTTCGACGGACCGGCCGGTCTGGGCGATGGTCGCGGCGCTGCGCCCGGACAAGAACCATGTGGACCTCATCCGCGCCTGGGGCGGGGTTGTCGAGGTTTATCCCGGCGCGACACTGCTGATCATCGGTGACGGTCCGAGTCGGGGTGACATCGAGCGGGCAGTTGCCGATGCGGGGCTGGAGGATTCGATTCAGCTCCTCGGTCGTCGTGAGGATGTCCCCGACATCTTGCGCACCGTCGACGGGGTGGTGTCGTCATCCGTCGACGAAGCCCTGCCGACCGCGCTCATCGAGGCCGGCGCATGCGGTCTGCCGGTCGTTGCCTCCGATGCCGGCGGTACCCGCGAGATCGTCGTCGACGGGGTCACCGGCCGACTGGTTCCGTTGCGCGACGTGCCCGCGCTGACCGCAGCGCTGGTGGAAGTCATCGGAAACCCTGACCTGGCAGCACGATTCGGCGCGGCCGGCCGGGCGCAGGCCGAGGAGAAGTACTCGATGCGAACGTGGATAGCCCGGCTGGAAGCGCTCTACCGGGAGGTCATCGATGGGCACCCCTGA
- a CDS encoding cell wall metabolism sensor histidine kinase WalK, giving the protein MSVGSVAVLATAAALVALAFGLGIGAALTPRILERKQRRAITEAGITVSQMLQHVVSLAPIGMVVVDSHRDVVFINDRATELGIVRDRQLDERAWTATQRVLATGEGVEVDLSQPQRAAAGRSGLSVRGHVRLLSKQDPRFVVVYVDDQSEQARMEASRRDFVANVSHELKTPVAAMGVLAEALLESADDAETVHHFGQKILTESQRLASMVRELIELSRLQGAEPLPDLDGVDVDSVVSEAISRHKVAADNADISVTTDAPSGFRVLGDQSLLVTALANLISNAIAYSPNGSKVSISRRRRGDNIEIAVTDRGIGIARADQERVFERFFRVDKARSRATGGTGLGLAIVKHVAANHNGSIRLWSQPGTGSTFTLSIPAYPHTDDDEPADQSAIDEEALRQ; this is encoded by the coding sequence GTGAGTGTTGGCTCGGTGGCAGTACTGGCCACGGCCGCGGCGCTGGTAGCGCTTGCTTTCGGACTCGGGATCGGGGCCGCGCTCACCCCACGGATTCTGGAGCGCAAGCAGCGCCGGGCGATCACCGAAGCTGGGATCACCGTGTCGCAGATGCTGCAGCATGTCGTGTCGTTGGCACCGATCGGGATGGTGGTCGTCGACTCGCATCGCGATGTGGTGTTCATCAACGACCGCGCCACGGAACTGGGCATCGTGCGTGACCGCCAGCTCGACGAGCGGGCCTGGACCGCCACTCAACGGGTTCTTGCCACCGGCGAGGGCGTCGAGGTCGACCTGTCCCAGCCGCAGCGCGCCGCAGCCGGCCGGTCCGGGCTCTCGGTGCGCGGGCACGTGCGGCTGCTGAGCAAGCAGGACCCGCGCTTCGTCGTCGTCTACGTCGACGACCAGTCCGAGCAGGCGCGCATGGAGGCCAGCCGGCGCGACTTCGTGGCCAACGTCAGCCATGAACTCAAGACGCCCGTCGCCGCGATGGGCGTGCTGGCCGAGGCGCTGCTGGAGTCCGCCGACGATGCCGAGACCGTGCACCACTTCGGCCAGAAGATCCTCACCGAATCCCAACGGCTGGCCAGCATGGTGCGCGAGCTGATCGAGCTGTCCCGTCTGCAGGGTGCCGAGCCGCTTCCCGACCTCGACGGCGTCGACGTCGATTCCGTTGTCAGTGAGGCGATCTCACGTCACAAAGTGGCCGCCGACAACGCCGACATCTCGGTCACCACCGACGCGCCCAGCGGTTTTCGCGTGCTGGGTGATCAGTCGTTGTTGGTCACCGCGCTGGCCAACCTCATCTCCAACGCGATCGCGTACTCGCCCAACGGGTCGAAGGTGTCGATCAGTCGTCGCCGCCGCGGCGACAACATCGAAATCGCGGTCACCGACCGGGGTATCGGCATTGCCCGCGCAGATCAAGAGCGGGTCTTCGAACGATTCTTCCGGGTCGACAAGGCGCGTTCGCGTGCTACCGGCGGCACCGGATTGGGGCTGGCCATCGTCAAACACGTGGCCGCCAATCACAACGGCAGCATCCGGCTGTGGAGCCAGCCGGGCACCGGCTCGACGTTCACCCTGTCCATTCCCGCCTATCCGCATACCGATGACGACGAACCGGCCGACCAATCGGCCATTGACGAGGAGGCGCTACGCCAATGA
- a CDS encoding lipopolysaccharide biosynthesis protein, producing the protein MGPEQRNVDGESTDSVAPAADATPATGRQAAWNYLVFGLSKSSTLIMTIVAARLLDPADFGLFTLALLVVNLFDYMKDLGVGAALVQSPGKWERLAPTGLTLTVIFGVVAGALLALTAPLGAALLHQPGLSPLIRVLAIGLTISALSAIPAARLRRDLDFRQRMWPEFLGSVVKATVTIVLAAQGHGVWSLVYGQLAGTVVLTVLYWWVARTPIVFGFDRQQATGLVRYGAALTGVSLLSFAMFNMDYLFIGMRRGDEQLGLYTLAYRLPDLLVLALCSVISDVLFSALSRLQHDRERLGGHYLEVIAATMALSAPISVALAAAAPAVIGTLYGPEYAGAAPVLVVLALYALLFSVSWHAGDVFKAMGRPTLLIATGTGRLALMVGPVWWAAGHSIVLVGLMLLAVESVMFTVNTLLVRRVAGIGLRDLGIAVVRPLPAAAAMGAVMFGLTWLAAGLPAPVVLLIAIPAGLLTYALGLRLTARALYDAGAGVARKVIGGSR; encoded by the coding sequence GTGGGGCCTGAGCAGCGGAATGTAGACGGCGAAAGCACGGATAGCGTCGCGCCCGCTGCGGATGCAACGCCAGCGACCGGGCGCCAAGCCGCTTGGAATTACCTGGTTTTCGGGCTGAGCAAGAGCTCGACCCTGATCATGACGATCGTCGCCGCGCGACTGCTCGACCCTGCTGACTTCGGCCTGTTCACCCTGGCGCTGTTGGTGGTCAACCTCTTCGACTACATGAAGGACCTCGGAGTAGGGGCTGCGCTGGTGCAGAGCCCCGGCAAATGGGAGCGCCTTGCGCCCACCGGGTTGACCCTCACGGTCATCTTCGGCGTCGTCGCCGGCGCACTGCTCGCGCTCACCGCGCCGCTGGGGGCCGCGCTGCTGCATCAGCCGGGGTTGTCACCGTTGATCCGGGTGCTGGCAATCGGGCTGACCATCTCCGCGCTCAGCGCCATTCCGGCTGCCCGGTTGCGACGCGATCTCGACTTCCGGCAGCGCATGTGGCCGGAATTCCTCGGTTCGGTCGTCAAGGCCACGGTCACCATCGTCCTGGCCGCCCAAGGTCATGGTGTCTGGAGCCTGGTCTACGGGCAGCTCGCCGGAACCGTCGTGTTGACGGTCTTGTATTGGTGGGTTGCCCGGACCCCCATCGTGTTCGGCTTCGACCGGCAACAAGCAACAGGCCTGGTTCGGTACGGAGCCGCGCTCACCGGGGTCTCCCTGCTCAGCTTCGCGATGTTCAACATGGACTACCTGTTCATCGGCATGCGCCGCGGCGACGAGCAGTTGGGTCTCTACACCCTGGCCTACCGGCTTCCCGACCTTCTGGTCCTCGCCCTCTGCAGCGTGATCAGTGACGTGCTGTTCAGTGCGCTCTCCCGTCTGCAGCACGATCGAGAACGCCTCGGTGGTCACTACCTCGAAGTCATCGCCGCCACGATGGCGTTGAGCGCGCCGATCAGCGTCGCCCTGGCCGCCGCGGCGCCCGCTGTTATCGGGACCCTGTATGGGCCCGAATATGCCGGTGCCGCACCGGTACTCGTGGTGCTGGCCCTCTACGCCCTGCTCTTTTCGGTCTCATGGCACGCCGGCGACGTGTTCAAAGCCATGGGCCGGCCGACCCTTCTCATCGCGACCGGCACCGGGCGACTCGCGTTGATGGTCGGTCCGGTCTGGTGGGCGGCGGGTCACAGCATCGTCCTGGTGGGGTTGATGCTGCTCGCGGTCGAGTCGGTGATGTTCACGGTGAACACGCTGCTGGTGCGCAGGGTCGCCGGAATCGGCCTGCGCGACCTCGGGATTGCCGTGGTGCGCCCGCTGCCCGCGGCAGCCGCGATGGGCGCGGTGATGTTCGGGTTGACCTGGCTGGCCGCCGGTCTGCCGGCACCGGTCGTGCTGCTGATCGCCATCCCGGCCGGCCTGCTGACATACGCTCTCGGACTGCGATTGACCGCGCGTGCGCTCTACGATGCCGGAGCGGGCGTGGCTCGCAAGGTGATCGGGGGATCGCGTTGA
- a CDS encoding phosphoglyceromutase, producing MADSTLILLRHGESEWNALNLFTGWVDVDLTDKGRAEAVRGGKLMAEQGLLPDVLYTSLLRRAITTAHLALDAADRLWIPVTRNWRLNERHYGALQGLDKAETKEKYGEEQFMLWRRSYDTPPPPIERGSTYSQDADPRYADIDGGPLTECLADVVARFVPYFTETIVPDLQAGKTVLMVAHGNSLRALVKYLDNMSDADVVGLNIPTGIPLRYDLDADLKPRVPGGTYLDPEAAAAGAAAVASQGAK from the coding sequence ATGGCTGACTCCACACTGATTCTGCTGCGGCACGGCGAGAGCGAATGGAACGCGCTCAACCTCTTCACCGGCTGGGTGGACGTCGACCTGACCGACAAGGGCCGCGCCGAGGCGGTGCGCGGCGGCAAGCTGATGGCCGAACAGGGCCTGCTGCCCGATGTGCTGTACACCTCGCTGCTGCGTCGCGCGATCACGACCGCGCACCTGGCGCTGGATGCCGCGGACCGGCTGTGGATCCCCGTGACGCGCAACTGGCGACTCAACGAGCGGCACTACGGCGCGCTGCAGGGTCTGGACAAAGCCGAGACCAAGGAGAAGTACGGCGAGGAGCAGTTCATGCTGTGGCGGCGCAGCTACGACACGCCGCCGCCGCCGATCGAGCGGGGCAGCACCTACAGCCAGGATGCCGACCCGCGGTACGCCGACATCGACGGCGGCCCGCTGACCGAATGCCTGGCCGACGTCGTGGCCCGCTTCGTCCCGTACTTCACCGAAACCATCGTTCCGGACCTGCAGGCCGGCAAGACGGTGTTGATGGTCGCGCACGGCAACTCGCTGCGGGCATTGGTGAAATACCTGGACAACATGTCCGACGCCGACGTCGTGGGCCTCAACATCCCGACCGGCATTCCCCTGCGCTACGACCTGGACGCCGATCTGAAGCCGCGGGTGCCCGGCGGTACCTACCTGGATCCCGAGGCCGCCGCCGCCGGCGCTGCCGCGGTGGCCAGCCAGGGCGCCAAATAA
- a CDS encoding sugar transferase yields MSDAAIICLTLGLATAVLFAEQPTALLTYSIGSVALAALWMAALGINGYRARRVVGRDVGEYMSVVLATLQLFGLIAIGALLLHVDVSRPYLAIVFPAGLLGLLASRMHWRRIVTAELSRAEHQISVLVVGSPRTAEEVAATFVRDPAAGYRVVGICTPAGPTAQNDAIEIDGQAVPVVGIDQAIADAVRRTHAHTVALAATDHLHPTEIRRLIWELDSLGVDLMIAPGLVDIAEDRLYSRPVAGMAMFEVAKPQYDGANSVAKRVFDIVFTICAMVVVAPVFFLAALAVRLSSPGPVFYVSERIGLKGTTFKMLKFRSMVDGADAVAPAMIAADGSDPLFWKDKHDPRITRVGKIIRKYSIDELPQFINVLRGDMSVVGPRPQVRREVDSYDDLVRRRLTVKPGLTGLWQVSGRSDLALEDAVRLDLSYIENWSPIRDLVIIAKTIKTVLSGDGAY; encoded by the coding sequence TTGAGCGATGCGGCAATTATTTGCCTCACCCTGGGACTTGCGACCGCGGTCCTGTTCGCCGAGCAGCCGACCGCCCTGCTGACCTACTCCATCGGTTCGGTCGCGCTGGCAGCGCTCTGGATGGCGGCGCTCGGCATCAACGGGTACCGCGCACGCCGCGTCGTCGGCCGGGACGTTGGTGAATACATGAGCGTCGTGCTCGCGACGCTCCAGCTGTTCGGCCTCATCGCCATCGGTGCGCTGCTACTGCACGTCGACGTGTCACGGCCCTATCTCGCGATCGTCTTCCCGGCCGGACTGCTCGGACTCCTCGCGAGCCGCATGCATTGGCGCCGGATAGTCACCGCCGAACTCAGCCGTGCCGAACACCAGATCTCGGTGCTCGTCGTCGGCAGCCCCCGAACCGCCGAAGAGGTCGCCGCCACCTTCGTTCGAGATCCGGCCGCCGGTTACCGCGTCGTCGGCATCTGCACTCCGGCGGGACCGACCGCCCAGAACGACGCTATCGAGATCGACGGCCAAGCCGTCCCGGTCGTCGGGATCGACCAGGCGATTGCCGACGCCGTCCGGCGCACACATGCCCATACCGTCGCTCTGGCCGCCACCGACCACCTGCACCCCACCGAGATCCGCCGATTGATCTGGGAACTCGACTCATTGGGCGTCGATCTGATGATCGCCCCCGGATTGGTGGACATCGCCGAGGATCGGTTGTACAGCCGGCCCGTCGCCGGCATGGCCATGTTCGAGGTGGCCAAGCCGCAGTACGACGGGGCCAACTCGGTGGCCAAGCGGGTCTTCGACATCGTCTTCACGATCTGCGCGATGGTCGTGGTCGCACCGGTGTTCTTCCTCGCCGCTCTCGCGGTCCGCCTGTCCAGCCCCGGGCCGGTGTTCTACGTGTCGGAACGAATCGGTCTCAAGGGCACCACGTTCAAGATGCTGAAGTTCCGCAGCATGGTCGACGGCGCCGATGCGGTAGCGCCGGCGATGATCGCGGCAGACGGCAGTGATCCGCTGTTCTGGAAGGACAAGCACGACCCACGAATCACGCGGGTGGGCAAGATTATTCGCAAGTACAGCATTGATGAGCTGCCGCAGTTCATCAACGTGCTGCGTGGCGACATGAGCGTCGTCGGACCGCGGCCGCAGGTTCGCCGTGAGGTCGACTCGTACGACGATCTGGTTCGCAGACGGCTGACGGTGAAGCCGGGGCTGACCGGCCTCTGGCAGGTCAGCGGCCGCTCGGATCTGGCCCTCGAGGACGCCGTCCGCCTCGACCTCAGCTACATCGAGAACTGGTCGCCCATCCGTGATCTGGTGATCATCGCCAAGACCATCAAGACCGTGTTGAGCGGCGACGGCGCGTACTGA